The following are from one region of the Hemibagrus wyckioides isolate EC202008001 linkage group LG24, SWU_Hwy_1.0, whole genome shotgun sequence genome:
- the sostdc1b gene encoding sclerostin domain-containing protein 1b, translating to MGLNMRFYWLMIVLCALLKGCYGFQNGATELSDGIVASALQETQANGSVNQARGGGRRAENAAQIEQSQLGCRELRSTKYISDGQCTSLKAVKELVCAGECLPAHLLPNWIGGGYWARRDTSEWRCVNEHVRTQRVKLWCRDGSTRTYKVAAVTSCTCKRYTRQHNVSELKPSSQKAISKKRRGTNAKA from the exons ATGGGCTTGAACATGCGTTTCTACTGGCTGATGATTGTCTTATGTGCCCTGCTAAAGGGCTGCTATGGATTTCAGAATGGTGCCACTGAACTGTCGGATGGCATCGTGGCCTCTGCGCTTCAGGAAACTCAGGCCAATGGGTCTGTAAACCAAGCGCGCGGCGGCGGAAGACGCGCAGAAAACGCAGCGCAAATAG AGCAAAGCCAGTTGGGCTGCAGAGAGCTGCGCTCTACTAAGTACATATCAGATGGTCAGTGCACCAGTCTGAAGGCAGTGAAGGAGCTGGTGTGTGCCGGTGAGTGTCTGCCTGCTCACCTACTACCCAACTGGATTGGAGGAGGATACTGGGCACGGCGGGATACATCcgagtggaggtgtgtgaacGAACATGTGCGTACACAGCGTGTCAAGCTCTGGTGTCGTGATGGGAGTACACGCACGTACAAGGTCGCTGCTGTGACGTCCTGCACTTGTAAGCGCTACACACGACAACACAACGTGTCAGAGCTGAAGCCTTCCTCTCAGAAGGCCATCTCGAAGAAAAGGCGTGGAACAAATGCAAAGGCATAA